The following coding sequences lie in one Rutidosis leptorrhynchoides isolate AG116_Rl617_1_P2 chromosome 4, CSIRO_AGI_Rlap_v1, whole genome shotgun sequence genomic window:
- the LOC139841834 gene encoding uncharacterized protein: MSENKFHPAFTVSNIKNHIPITLEMDKAKYSSLSELFKITCRAYDVIEHIVPTSADSSVTTDSSTNSSISWSRLDAVVLNWIFGTISIDLLENIFEADSTAAKNGSELKIYFKIIKILELFIFIGNLLTSSLIISPAYCQELKSIADQLGNVGDKVFNQKMVLQLIAGLNDNFDTIGSQLSYITPLPSFYQACSMLLMEETRKQKQTLPPSTPTDAALITTSTNSPSPRPSSQANYQYRNSNRGRGGGNRGNSRGRQGNRGRGRHFNQTSGSNWMNQPPWAWKNNPWAYPPCPYPTNNWVRPNSNQTRVLGPRQNQTHSVTSEASYPTDIENALHTMTLHSPEDTWYMDTGASSHMASTSGNSEGNPILRCNSTGDLYPLTASMLHQIKKSPSTFIALSSNIWHHRLGHPSNDILRSLKNKNYIQFNKPMSSTDTNIHPTFLHTTSGPPTPTSPITRSVQSTTPSDPLNIIPRPIAPQSTGSPPSGPTTPTSPQTELPQSGPISPHNIPSPTTSPSPIRSSPTDVDTTLLSIPSPPIHQSPTPNSTPTPTTTLPPTRTMTTRSMVGTFKPKTQFNLSVSSTLSPLPTTPKEAISNQNWNKAMTDEYQALMENKTWVLIPRTNDMKIIRSMCIFRHKFKSDGSLKRYKARLVGDGRTQTVGVDCNDTFSPVVKPATIRIVLSITLSRSWAINQLDVKNAFLHGKLNETVYMHQPYGFRDQHQPDHVCLLKRSLYGLK; the protein is encoded by the exons ATGTCAGAAAATAAGTTCCACCCTGCATTTACAGTCTCAAATATCAAGAATCATATCCCTATTACCCTTGAAATGGACAAGGCCAAATACTCCTCCTTGTCCGAATTATTTAAAATCACCTGCAGGGCTTATGATGTGATAGAACACATCGTTCCAACATCTGCAGACTCCTCTGTTACCACTGATTCATCGACCAATTCCTCTATTTCTTGGTCTCGTTTAGATGCAGTGGTGCTCAACTGGATCTTTGGAACAATCTCCATTGATCTCCTCGAAAACATCTTCGAGGCAGATTCGACTGCTGCAAAAAATGGAAGCGAattgaagatttatttcaagataatAAAAATACTAGAGCTCTTTATCTTCATAGGCAATTTACTAACCTCAAGCTTGATAATTTCTCCTGCATATTGTCAAGAGCTCAAATCGATCGCCGATCAACTAGGGAATGTTGGAGATAAAGTCTTCAATCAAAAGATGGTTCTTCAATTGATAGCAGGCTTGAATGATAACTTCGACACAATTGGTTCCCAATTGTCTTACATCACCCCTTTGCCTTCGTTTTACCAAGCTTGTTCCATGCTATTAATGGAGGAAACTCGCAAACAGAAGCAAACCCTACCACCATCTACACCTACGGATGCCGCTCTAATCACCACATCCACCAATTCACCGTCACCCAGACCCTCTTCTCAGGCTAATTATCAGTATCGAAACTCCAATCGGGGTCGTGGTGGTGGTAATCGTGGAAACTCTCGAGGTCGGCAAGGTAATCGGGGAAGAGGTCGACACTTCAATCAAACCAGTGGTTCTAACTGGATGAATCAACCACCCTGGGCTTGGAAAAACAACCCTTGGGCCTATCCTCCATGCCCGTATCCCACTAATAATTGGGTTAGGCCCAATTCTAATCAGACACGTGTATTAGGCCCACGTCAAAATCAGACCCACTCGGTTACTTCAGAAGCTTCTTATCCTACTGACATTGAAAATGCACTACATACCATGACCCTCCACTCCCCCGAGGATACATGGTACATGGATACTGGAGCATCTTCTCATATGGCATCCACCTCAG gaaATTCCGAAGGCAACCCAATTCTCAGATGTAACAGCACGGGCGATCTCTACCCTCTCACCGCTTCCATGCTACACCAAATAAAGAAATCTCCATCAACATTTATTGCTTTATCTTCTAATATATGGCATCATCGTCTTGGACATCCAAGCAATGATATTTTACGTTCTCTTAAGAATAAAAACTATATTCAATTTAATAAACCTATGTCTTCTACT GATACAAACATACATCCCACCTTTTTACATACAACATCTGGGCCACCAACTCCTACCAGCCCGATAACTAGATCGGTTCAGTCCACTACGCCCTCTGATCCACTAAATATTATTCCTAGACCAATCGCTCCACAATCCACTGGGTCGCCTCCATCTGGCCCAACTACGCCTACCAGCCCTCAAACTGAACTGCCTCAATCTGGCCCAATTTCGCCACATAATATACCGAGCCCAACTACTTCACCTTCACCTATTCGTTCCTCACCTACTGATGTTGATACAACTCTCTTATCCATACCTTCACCTCCTATACATCAATCTCCAACTCCTAATTCTACTCCAACACCCACGACTACTCTCCCTCCCACACGCACTATGACTACTCGAAGCATGGTTGGCACCTTCAAACCAAAAACTCAATTCAATCTCTCGGTTTCGTCTACTCTTTCTCCTCTTCCAACCACACCCAAAGAAGCCATCTCGAACCAAAATTGGAATAAGGCCATGACCGATGAATATCAAGCACTTATGGAAAATAAGACTTGGGTTCTTATACCACGAACTAATGACATGAAGATTATACGTAGCATGTGCATTTTTAGGCATAAATTTAAATCCGATGGATCTCTAAAACGCTACAAAGCTCGATTAGTGGGTGATGGTCGTACACAAACTGTTGGTGTTGATTGTAATGATACTTTTAGTCCCGTTGTCAAACCCGCTACTATTCGCATTGTTCTATCGATTACATTGTCAAGGTCGTGGGCAATTAATCAACTAGACGTTAAAAATGCATTTCTCCACGGGAAACTTAATGAGACAGTTTACATGCATCAACCTTATGGTTTTCGGGATCAACACCAACCCGATCACGTGTGCCTTTTAAAGCGATCTCTATATGGTTTAAAATAA